The genome window AAACCACCGTCAACAGGAACCACAACACCATTTACAAAGCCGGAAGCCTTGTTGTCGCACAGCCACAGAAGTGTTCCGATAAGGTCAGACGGGTCTCCGAAGCGGTTCATGGGTGTATGGTCAAGAATCTTTTTACTGCGCGCTGTGGGAGTGCCATCCTCATTAAAGAGAAGCGCACGATTCTGGTCGGTTACAAAGAAACCGGGAGCGATCGCGTTTACTCGAATGCCAACCTTGGAAAAGTGGACTGCAAGCCACTGAGTAAAGTTGGAAATTGCTGCTTTAGCCGCAGAATATGCGGGAATTTTGGTAAGAGGACGGAAAGCGTTCATTGAAGACACGTTGAGAATAACGGGTGCTTCACGGTCAGCCATGTCCTTTGCGAATACCTGAGTTGGAAGCAAAGTGCCAAGGAAGTTGAGATTAAACACGAACTGAATTCCGTTGGGATCAAGCTCAAAGAAAGTTGTAATATCCTTATCAACACCCTTGAGATCCTCGGGGAAAAGATACTCTTTTGTGGTAGTACCCTTGGGGTTGTTACCGCCGGCGCCGTTGATGAGAATGTCGCATCCGCCGAACGCCTTATCAACCTCTGCTTTAGCGGCTTCAAGGCTTGCTTTCTCAAGAACATTTGCAGAGAGACCGATAGCCTTTCCGCCCGCCGCTACGATTTCATCAGCAACCTTTTGTGCGGCTTCAAGTCTAAGGTCGAGTACAGCGATATTAGCGCCGGTCTCACCGAGAGCCTTGGCAAAAGCGGAGCAAAGCACTCCACCGCCGCCGGTTACAACTACTGTTTTGCCTGTCAAATCAATTTTGAATGGTATCATTTTATTTCATCTCCAATAAAAATTTTTCAATTTCACACGGTTTTTCAAGTAAATAATCAGGTTGTTCATCTGTAAAAGATTGTGCTCCTTTAAAACCCCAAAGCACACCAAACGAAGTTATTCCAGCGTTTCTGGCAGTTTTCACGTCCACGTTGGAATCCCCAACCAAAACAACCTCTTCCTTTTTCAAGCCCAGCTCCTCGATAATTCCGTAAACACTGTCGGGCGCCGGCTTAT of Oscillospiraceae bacterium contains these proteins:
- a CDS encoding SDR family NAD(P)-dependent oxidoreductase; amino-acid sequence: MIPFKIDLTGKTVVVTGGGGVLCSAFAKALGETGANIAVLDLRLEAAQKVADEIVAAGGKAIGLSANVLEKASLEAAKAEVDKAFGGCDILINGAGGNNPKGTTTKEYLFPEDLKGVDKDITTFFELDPNGIQFVFNLNFLGTLLPTQVFAKDMADREAPVILNVSSMNAFRPLTKIPAYSAAKAAISNFTQWLAVHFSKVGIRVNAIAPGFFVTDQNRALLFNEDGTPTARSKKILDHTPMNRFGDPSDLIGTLLWLCDNKASGFVNGVVVPVDGGFAAYSGV